In Geminocystis sp. NIES-3708, a single window of DNA contains:
- the grxD gene encoding Grx4 family monothiol glutaredoxin has protein sequence MTPELKQRLDDIVNNNQVVVFMKGSKLMPQCGFSNNVVQILNTLGVPFETVDVLSDYDIRQGIKEYSNWPTIPQVYVNGEFIGGSDILIELYQTGELQQMIEVALAS, from the coding sequence ATGACACCAGAATTAAAGCAACGTCTTGATGACATCGTAAATAACAACCAAGTAGTAGTTTTCATGAAAGGCTCAAAATTAATGCCCCAGTGTGGATTTTCTAATAATGTTGTCCAGATTTTAAATACTCTTGGTGTGCCTTTTGAAACCGTTGATGTATTATCTGATTATGATATTCGTCAAGGTATCAAAGAATATTCTAATTGGCCTACTATTCCTCAAGTTTATGTAAATGGTGAGTTTATTGGCGGTAGTGATATTCTTATCGAATTATATCAAACTGGTGAACTGCAACAAATGATTGAGGTTGCTCTAGCCTCTTAA
- the mazG gene encoding nucleoside triphosphate pyrophosphohydrolase, with protein sequence MIQQTNTKILKALDNLIQIVTQLRSPTDGCPWDLAQTQQSLIPYIIEEAYEVADALQSKNQEAIVEELGDLLLQVVLQAQIAQENDDFSLEDIANIITAKLIRRHPHVFGDVIVANEAEVHHNWEKIKREEKEEKQESNTLSDKLKIYARSLPTMMASLKISKQAAKIGFEWENADGVWDKFKEELAEFQEAIEIGDKQHATEELGDLLFTVINLARWYKLDPTLALQGTNQRFIKRISMMEKFADLPLEEYTILELESLWQEAKKKLASS encoded by the coding sequence ATGATTCAACAAACTAACACAAAAATTCTCAAGGCTTTAGATAATTTAATTCAAATTGTGACTCAATTGCGATCGCCTACTGATGGTTGTCCATGGGATTTAGCTCAAACTCAACAATCTTTAATACCCTATATTATTGAGGAAGCCTATGAAGTGGCGGATGCTTTGCAATCAAAAAATCAAGAAGCCATTGTCGAAGAATTAGGAGATTTACTATTACAAGTGGTTTTACAGGCACAAATTGCCCAAGAAAATGATGATTTTTCCTTAGAAGATATAGCAAATATTATTACTGCTAAATTAATTCGCCGTCATCCTCATGTTTTCGGTGATGTAATTGTAGCCAATGAAGCTGAAGTTCATCATAATTGGGAGAAAATTAAAAGAGAAGAAAAAGAGGAAAAACAAGAATCTAATACTTTAAGTGATAAACTTAAAATCTATGCTCGTAGTTTGCCGACGATGATGGCAAGTTTAAAAATTTCTAAACAAGCGGCAAAAATTGGCTTTGAGTGGGAAAATGCCGATGGAGTTTGGGACAAATTTAAAGAAGAATTAGCTGAGTTTCAAGAGGCCATTGAAATAGGAGATAAACAACACGCAACAGAAGAATTAGGAGATTTATTATTTACAGTAATTAATCTTGCCAGATGGTATAAATTAGATCCAACTTTAGCTTTACAAGGCACAAATCAACGATTTATTAAGCGCATTTCTATGATGGAAAAATTTGCTGATCTTCCTTTAGAAGAATATACAATCTTAGAATTAGAATCTTTATGGCAAGAAGCGAAAAAGAAATTAGCCTCAAGTTGA
- a CDS encoding metal-binding protein, with product MSSGKNHDRITWICLPLILTIFLVFTKRFDFSFLASLGFLFSGLMFGPDLDIYSIQYQRWGFLKFIWLPYQKTLKHRSFFSHGFIIGTIIRICYLSFILLIFFFLFLAIANLFVFGEWHWQKYMINTYSIVKNKYWQELLFLFIGLELGAMSHYVADYISSLLKKRKKKFDKSKSFISRPQKTVNKNLKKTNNKRRSKN from the coding sequence ATGTCTTCGGGAAAAAATCATGATCGAATTACTTGGATTTGTTTGCCTTTAATTTTGACGATTTTTTTAGTTTTTACTAAACGCTTCGATTTTTCTTTTTTAGCTAGTTTAGGTTTTCTTTTTAGTGGATTGATGTTTGGTCCTGATTTAGATATTTATTCTATACAATATCAACGTTGGGGATTTTTAAAGTTTATTTGGCTTCCCTATCAAAAAACTCTCAAACATCGTTCTTTTTTTTCTCATGGTTTTATTATTGGAACAATTATTCGTATTTGCTATCTTAGTTTTATTTTATTGATTTTCTTTTTTCTGTTCTTGGCGATCGCAAATTTATTTGTTTTTGGGGAATGGCATTGGCAAAAATATATGATTAATACGTATAGTATTGTCAAAAATAAATATTGGCAAGAACTATTATTTTTATTTATTGGTTTAGAATTAGGAGCAATGAGTCATTACGTAGCAGATTATATCAGTAGTTTATTAAAAAAGAGGAAAAAAAAGTTTGATAAGTCAAAATCTTTTATTTCTCGTCCTCAAAAAACTGTTAATAAAAATCTCAAAAAGACTAATAATAAAAGGAGAAGCAAGAATTAA
- a CDS encoding BolA family protein yields the protein MVSLEQVKKTIEQEISGAEVFVKDLTGGGDHLEAIVISSEFEGKTMVKQHQLVYSALQSELKSEAIHALALKTYTPSTWLSQQN from the coding sequence ATGGTAAGTTTAGAACAAGTAAAAAAAACTATTGAACAAGAAATTTCTGGTGCAGAGGTATTTGTCAAAGATTTGACTGGGGGGGGTGATCATCTTGAGGCAATCGTTATTTCTTCTGAATTTGAAGGAAAAACAATGGTAAAACAACATCAATTAGTTTATAGTGCATTGCAAAGCGAACTAAAATCTGAAGCTATTCACGCTTTAGCCTTAAAAACCTATACTCCTTCTACATGGTTAAGCCAACAAAACTAA